One window of Bos indicus isolate NIAB-ARS_2022 breed Sahiwal x Tharparkar chromosome 18, NIAB-ARS_B.indTharparkar_mat_pri_1.0, whole genome shotgun sequence genomic DNA carries:
- the VN1R1 gene encoding vomeronasal type-1 receptor 1, with translation MFSASLEMGTIFLIQTGIGLMGNISLFCLYNFTLLTGHNLRPIDPILMQLVIANATVLFSKGIPQTLAAFGWRYFLDDTGCKLVFYFHRVATGVSFSTTCLFNGFQALKLKPSIWRWMELQMRALRFIAFCCFLCWIGHILINSCILIIVKGPLNEKNFSTRNNYGYCSWYMTEGSLGSLYTVMYFFLDILSLGFMVWASSSIVLFLGRHKRRIQRICSHRVSPRPSCEGRATRTVLVLVSSFVTFYTVYIILTIWMTLVANPGQWMVNTSVLLATCFPAFSPFVLIIKDTRISQFCFACMARKTLFANVLVVL, from the coding sequence ATGTTTTCTGCCAGCTTGGAAATGGGGACTATATTCCTCATTCAGACAGGAATTGGCCTCATGGGAAACAtctccctcttttgtctttatAACTTCACTTTGCTCACTGGACATAATTTAAGGCCCATAGACCCAATCCTCATGCAACTGGTCATCGCCAATGCCACAGTTCTTTTCTCTAAAGGCATACCACAGACACTGGCAGCTTTCGGATGGAGGTATTTCCTGGATGACACTGGATGTAAACTTGTCTTCTATTTCCACAGAGTAGCCACGGGAGTTTCCTTTAGCACCACCTGCCTCTTCAATGGCTTCCAGGCCCTTAAGCTCAAGCCCAGTATCTGGAGGTGGATGGAACTCCAGATGAGAGCTCTAAGATTCATTGCcttctgctgtttcctctgctggaTTGGGCATATCTTGATAAATTCTTGTATTCTTATCATAGTAAAGGGTCCACTGAATGAGAAGAACTTCAGTACGAGAAATAATTACGGGTACTGTTCTTGGTATATGACAGAGGGTTCTCTGGGCTCACTATACACAGTCATGTACTTTTTCCTTGATATTCTGAGTTTAGGTTTTATGGTCTGGGCCAGTAGCTCTATAGTTCTTTTCCTGGGCAGACACAAACGGCGAATCCAACGCATTTGCAGCCACCGAGTCTCCCCCAGACCTTCCTGTGAGGGCAGAGCCACACGCACTGTCCTGGTCCTGGTAAGCTCCTTTGTTACATTCTATACAGTCTACATCATTTTGACAATTTGGATGACTCTAGTTGCAAACCCAGGGCAGTGGATGGTGAACACCTCTGTCCTTTTGGCCACATGTTTTCCAGCATTCAGCCCCTTTGTGCTCATTATCAAGGACACGCGTATCTCTCAGTTCTGCTTTGCCTGTATGGCAAGGAAAACACTGTTTGCTAATGTGCTTGTTGTTCTATGA